Sequence from the Thermocoleostomius sinensis A174 genome:
CAGGTGTAACAGCAGCTTCACGGGTGCGCAACAGTTCAGGAACTCGCATCACTGCTTGAGCCAAAGATTCAGCATCTTTGCCGCCCTCGGCAGCAGAATAGTTGGTGACATTTTTCACATAAGGAATGGCCGTTTTGACAACGGTGAGCCGTTCCGCCTGTACATTGCCGATCGTGCCGCCACCACTGCGATAGCGCCGCATATAAATTTCTGCACCTGGTGGTGGAACTTTGCCGTACTGCTGTTCTAATTCAATGGTGGACGGTGCTGGCGGTATGGAGGATTCTCTTGCAGGGCTGCAATCGGTCACACTGCCCCAAGCTTGCGCGGGTTGCTGAGTGCGATGTTTAAGCCGCTCTGGTTCCTGGACTCGCGGCCCAAATTGCACTGTGCCCGTAATTGCGTCGATTGTATAGTGTAGGTCAGTGGGTTTAGAACTGGAAAAATCCGACACCTCTTGCCAGTCTTCAACGGGGTATCCAGACGACCTGACTTGGATATGTTCCTGCTTGTCCAGATCACGGCTCAGAACCGGAATATTTTGCAGTTGAAACCGCTGTCCTGGTTTACCGTTGCTGATGCCTAGCAGTTCTTCTTCCGCCACCACACAATGACTAGCATTGACAGTTCCGCCAATCGATCGAACTGATAATCCCACAATGGTTGGAGAGACACTATACCCAGGCTGAGATTCTTGAGACTTTCGATATACACAGCGAATCCAGTAGCCGCTGTAACGCTCCTCGTTGTCGCTACTATGAGCTTGAATTGATGTACTGGAAGGCAAACTGACGATCGGCAGCTTTTGCGGCAGATGCAAAATCACATCGGCTCCATCGTTTAGCGGATCGAATCCCTGTTGAGCCACTTCGGCAAAACTGAATCCTTTCGTTTTATCGTTGGCAGGAACTCGAAGAACATCACACCATTTTTCACCATTCCAGGCTTGCCAGTTCAACGGTGGATTGTTGGGGTCAATTCCCGTGCTGCGGGCTGGTTCACCGTAAAACGTTAGCGCAATGACATTTCCTGCCAGTTGCCCCATTGCTTCATCCAAAACTAGGTAGAAGCAGTTGTTGGGTTGCGGAGGGTTTGCAAACAGGGGGCGTTCTTCAACGTTTTCCCCCGACGGCCCTGGATGCGGAAAGGAGGTTTGAAAGTCCTCCTCTGAGGGAAACTTGTTTATATCAGCATTTGGATCAACGTTGGCAGTGATAAATTGCTTAGTGGTCGGAGTTCCAATGGCAAGGTCAGCATCTGTAGTAAATACGATCGCAGCTTCGGTTTCCGATCGAACGGTTGCAACCTCCGTGCCGCTTTTAATCGTGATGGGAAAGGGCTGCGCTTTGCTGAGGTAAAAGGTGAGTTCGGTTCGAGCAGGTTTAGACGGCTGTAGTCGAATTCCCATCAGTTCTAGGAAGGTGACGTAGTTGAGCCGTGGCACTTGATTGAACCGCAGCAACATTTGATCGGTTAACCAGGCGAATAACTCGATGAACGTAATTCCCGGATCACCAGGATTATAATTTGTCCATTCTGGACAATAGCGAGGAATACGCAAGCGACATTCTTCGACCAGATCACGAAAGGTACGATCGTCTAGATTTGATTTGGGAAGTTCGGTCAAAAAATCAAAATCCATGATTATTCCTTGCCTGATTGGAGATAAAAGGGATACACTAAACTGCGCAGGCTATGACTCTGTTTAGGATGATAGAAGATTTCAATTTCAACTTTGCCCTGAGCCGGATCGGGATCAGTCCGAACTTCTTTGAGAACAATGCGCGGTTCCCAGGTTTCGATCGCCTCTTCAATACAAAGCTGAATTTCGAGCAACGTTTGAATGTTGAGAGGTTCAAAGGTTAATTCAGATAGTCGCGACCCAAAAGTGGGGCGATATACTCGCTCGCCCAGTTGCGTTTGTAAAATGATCCGAATCGATTCTTCAATGTTAGTGGTGTCACTGCTGAGTTGAATGCTGCCCTGTGCGTTGACTTGAAGTGGGAAGGCAAATCCAGCGCCAATGTATAGGTTGGGGCGATCGTGGATTAGATCAGTCATGATGGTCTGGTTCCTGAACCTGTTCTAAATGGATTGACTTAAGGCTTAGAAAACTGAACAGAGGGCTTGTGCAATCGATCGCATCGAAGTCCTTCACTTTTTGGGCGAGGGAGTTAGGGGAGAGTCGAGGGATTCACAACTATTACCGGGTGAATAGCTTGTATCAGGTATATCATTTGCAGCAGTTAGATAAAGTCAGGCGATGGTGAGATCTAAAGTTAGATAGCTGATTGACTGACAACACTCGATTGCAGCAGAGGATTTTATACTGAATTTAAAAATAGTATTCACACCAGATCATCCCACCGTCTGCGGCCCCTCCCCCTAGTAACTATCCATGACGCAAAAGTGCGTAGAAGTTTTATAAAGACTGGATTAGCAACATTGGGTGTGAGAGTTTGAATTAAAGTTGTTGAGTAATCTAGACAGGCAACATCATGCGAGATTGGGCACGCTAAGCAATCAAGAGTAATAGCGAACCATTGGGACTGCTGCATCAGCATAGTTGGAGTCGAAATGAGCGTTGTGGCAAGCAGGGAGAACGGCGTAAAAAACAACCTGTGAAAAAGAGACTCAAGGCTGGCTCAATACGTTGACCGCAGCAGAGCAGGGTATTGATGAAACAGTGAGTGTGGTGCAGGTAGGCAATTGAGATTGAGCGCAATCTCAACCGTCCGGCTCGACGAGCAACCTTAAGCGTGCCGGAGCGTCGGTAACAGCTAGAGCGATCGAAAACCCGTTAGGTGTCTCCGATCAATCTCCTCCAATAACTGGTTGAGACTCGCTGGTGGTCGATTCAAGCTCACTTGCGGTGGCTGGTTGGGGTTGATAATACTCGATCGCACGTTGAAAGAAATCAAATAAAGGTTCGCGATCGATCGGCACCGCTCCATCCGTTCCAAACCAGGTGTTGAACATAGAAGTAGCACCTGGCGCATCATTGATTAAATCTTGCATAAACCCGAGCAGCGCTTGATTAACGATTTGCAGAAAATCAGCATTCTCTTTAGGCACAATGCATGCATAGATTTCAGGCTGAATCGGCACAGTTGGCAGAATCTCGTAAGCCTCTGGGTTACCAGTTAATTGTCGCAATCCTGAAAGCAAAATCCCATCACTGACCAATGCATCAATCCGTTGATTATTGAGTGCTTCCAGCCCATCGGTGCGACTATCGAGGACTACATAGCGGGCAATTTGTAAATATCCTTGCACTACTTCAGCATTCGTGCTGCCTCCAATCACACCCACTCGAAACTCTGTCATGTCTTGGCGATCGGTGTCACGCTTCACTAAAAATTGCGTTCCCGTTTTAAAAAACCCCACCGAAAAATCAACTC
This genomic interval carries:
- a CDS encoding putative baseplate assembly protein, with amino-acid sequence MDFDFLTELPKSNLDDRTFRDLVEECRLRIPRYCPEWTNYNPGDPGITFIELFAWLTDQMLLRFNQVPRLNYVTFLELMGIRLQPSKPARTELTFYLSKAQPFPITIKSGTEVATVRSETEAAIVFTTDADLAIGTPTTKQFITANVDPNADINKFPSEEDFQTSFPHPGPSGENVEERPLFANPPQPNNCFYLVLDEAMGQLAGNVIALTFYGEPARSTGIDPNNPPLNWQAWNGEKWCDVLRVPANDKTKGFSFAEVAQQGFDPLNDGADVILHLPQKLPIVSLPSSTSIQAHSSDNEERYSGYWIRCVYRKSQESQPGYSVSPTIVGLSVRSIGGTVNASHCVVAEEELLGISNGKPGQRFQLQNIPVLSRDLDKQEHIQVRSSGYPVEDWQEVSDFSSSKPTDLHYTIDAITGTVQFGPRVQEPERLKHRTQQPAQAWGSVTDCSPARESSIPPAPSTIELEQQYGKVPPPGAEIYMRRYRSGGGTIGNVQAERLTVVKTAIPYVKNVTNYSAAEGGKDAESLAQAVMRVPELLRTREAAVTPEDFERLAIRSPVAIARARCLRHYTSTNPGTVLLLIVPDIDRSHQSLTTLATNGLNPDAALHIETQKDTLKHYIDDRKPLGVRVQYEQPTYIRVKAHVEVILHDNYLNQSTQVKEQLQTRLFEFLNPVIGGIHGNGWEWGRPVYPSDVIAQCQAIEGVRYVSTVKLFSARKIAEEQWEPLIIPEPVIRIGADNLICSWKDDYHPEERDDNYPEETGEHVIYICN
- a CDS encoding GPW/gp25 family protein, translating into MTDLIHDRPNLYIGAGFAFPLQVNAQGSIQLSSDTTNIEESIRIILQTQLGERVYRPTFGSRLSELTFEPLNIQTLLEIQLCIEEAIETWEPRIVLKEVRTDPDPAQGKVEIEIFYHPKQSHSLRSLVYPFYLQSGKE
- a CDS encoding amino acid ABC transporter substrate-binding protein codes for the protein MLKQKFIGLLGCCLTMLMATPAAAETVLERIQRTGTLTAATRSDSAPFAYFDETGELVGYSVDLLKLIHQQLEQELNKDIELNLVEVTLANRFSKVENNEVDIVCSTTTYTSSRARRVDFSVGFFKTGTQFLVKRDTDRQDMTEFRVGVIGGSTNAEVVQGYLQIARYVVLDSRTDGLEALNNQRIDALVSDGILLSGLRQLTGNPEAYEILPTVPIQPEIYACIVPKENADFLQIVNQALLGFMQDLINDAPGATSMFNTWFGTDGAVPIDREPLFDFFQRAIEYYQPQPATASELESTTSESQPVIGGD